In the Juglans microcarpa x Juglans regia isolate MS1-56 chromosome 6D, Jm3101_v1.0, whole genome shotgun sequence genome, one interval contains:
- the LOC121235483 gene encoding protein CYCLOPS-like produces the protein MVIVVKSLKIFKYQTWEYFVTYLLFDRLGRISIELASLSSQQHEEILRKKRSNDNLHQQSNSALIISLETTINYQNSVEKGLQTADLYLAKAWFRSSQPMTRSQSSELRRRYAAMLVSQTTVGMEVMQNASGHGVNILNQEFAHSTCFNDPSMCGFPNQVATFMSLSNSSSSTFSSPQMADMDKVSSVVSMLSCAVDQEDSTKKRRVDRSRKMAEAKERNLTPAIPSDMQSVLRQCENLEKEVRSLKLNLSFMNRKDTEQNKQIEEPQQMNEELVDEKERPLEEIERIVSESDKMC, from the exons ATGGTCATAGTTGTGAAATCCCTCAAGATTTTCAAGTATCAGACATGGGAATACTTTGTCACCTACCTTCTTTTTGATAGACTTGGCAG GATATCCATTGAACTTGCCAGTTTGTCTAGTCAGCAACATGAGGAAATactaagaaagaaaagaagcaaTGATAATCTACATCAACAGAGCAACTCTGCTCTGATAATATCACTGGAGACTACCATCAACTATCA GAATTCTGTTGAAAAGGGATTGCAGACTGCAGATTTATATTTGGCCAAg GCATGGTTTCGTAGCTCTCAACCCATGACAAGAAGCCAATCCTCTGAATTGCG GAGGAGGTATGCTGCTATGCTGGTCAGTCAGACAACAGTAGGTATGGAAGTTATGCAAAATGCTTCTGGGCATGGTGTCAATATTTTGAATCAAGAGTTTGCTCATTCTACTTGTTTCAATGACCCTTCTATGTGTGGGTTTCCCAACCAAGTGGCCACATTCATGTCTCTTTCAAATTCATCCTCATCTACTTTCAGCAGCCCCCAAATGGCTGATATGGATAAAGTGTCTTCTGTCGTGAGTATGCT AAGTTGTGCAGTGGACCAGGAAGATTCTACGAAAAAGCGTAGGGTGGATCGGTCACGAAA AATGGCGGAGGCAAAGGAAAGGAATTTGACACCAGCAATTCCATCAGACATGCAATCTGTCTTGAGGCAATGCGAAAACCTTGAGAAGGAAGTGCGGTCACTCAAACTTAACCTGTCTTTCATGAATAg GAAGGACACGGAGCAAAATAAGCAGATAGAAGAGCCTCAGCAGATGAATGAGGAATTGGTCGATGAAAAAGAGCGCCCACTGGAAGAAATAGAGAGGATCGTGTCAGAAAGTGATAAGATGTGCTAA